In the Flavisolibacter tropicus genome, one interval contains:
- a CDS encoding glycosyltransferase produces the protein MKEQFPHLDIVIIAFQYPFQKSIYQWNGVQVISLAGRNKRKLSKLIIWTKVWHQLKMLRKQKNVIGILSFWCTEAALIGSWFDKRHNIQHRCWISGQDAKIENGLVKWIRPSGDELVAMSDFLADSFFKNHGIKPSHVVPIGIDKNLFNAPPSEKDIDVMGAGSLIPLKQYDVFLQVVHQLKKLQPGIKAVICGKGNEEKKLKELIRQLDLIENVVLTGEKEHKEVLHLMQRSKLFLHPSSYEGFGSVCIEALYAGAEVISFCRPMQEPIANWHIVSDLEEMSKKALAVLQTSSPRNKSVLAFSMEDSVKAMMKAFDYKD, from the coding sequence TTGAAAGAACAGTTTCCTCACTTAGATATTGTCATTATTGCTTTTCAGTATCCATTTCAAAAGTCCATTTACCAATGGAATGGTGTACAGGTCATATCACTGGCTGGAAGAAATAAGCGTAAGCTTTCCAAGCTTATTATCTGGACAAAAGTTTGGCACCAATTAAAAATGCTCCGAAAACAAAAAAACGTTATAGGGATTCTTAGTTTTTGGTGCACTGAAGCGGCACTGATAGGTTCTTGGTTTGATAAGCGACATAATATCCAACACCGTTGCTGGATATCGGGGCAGGATGCTAAAATAGAAAACGGCCTTGTGAAATGGATCCGGCCTTCAGGAGATGAATTGGTGGCCATGTCTGACTTCCTGGCTGACAGTTTCTTTAAAAATCATGGAATAAAACCTTCGCATGTTGTTCCTATAGGAATAGATAAGAATCTTTTTAACGCACCTCCATCAGAAAAAGACATAGATGTAATGGGTGCAGGATCTCTCATTCCGCTGAAGCAATATGACGTATTTCTTCAAGTGGTGCACCAGCTAAAAAAACTCCAACCTGGAATAAAAGCTGTTATTTGTGGCAAAGGCAATGAAGAAAAGAAATTAAAAGAACTGATCCGACAGCTTGACCTAATCGAAAATGTAGTGTTGACGGGAGAAAAGGAGCATAAGGAAGTCCTTCACCTTATGCAAAGATCCAAGCTGTTTTTACACCCTTCGTCCTACGAAGGTTTTGGCAGCGTGTGTATAGAAGCGCTGTATGCCGGTGCGGAAGTGATCAGTTTTTGCAGGCCAATGCAAGAGCCAATCGCCAATTGGCATATAGTGAGCGATTTGGAAGAAATGTCTAAGAAGGCTCTAGCAGTCTTGCAAACTTCATCTCCCAGAAACAAATCCGTACTGGCGTTTTCAATGGAAGACAGTGTAAAGGCGATGATGAAAGCTTTTGACTACAAGGATTGA
- a CDS encoding ATP-binding cassette domain-containing protein → MIQTFRKTIGVLTKEEKRKFYLLAFFSLFISIADIVSLALLVVIVGFYTGHALPSFFSVLPLWLVNKESFALILLLLFVFLLKNLAGYLHVKTQNNFVYNVASRLADNNLFNYLDGSYTDYVYADSAIHVRRIGQLPIEFCHHVLSNFQQVITESILVVLTIIAILIFNTQLFILLFVFLLPPVFLLGYFIKKKLKDARFNIKTNGEITLQYLHEALSSYVESNIHNRKQFFVNRYSTYRQKLNKHLTEIQIVQGTSSRIVEVFAILGFFILITINITSGSKNGVEIVTIGAFMAAAYKIIPGIVKLLNLSGQIKAYEFAIPEISLISEAIKKPVTNTQLRDIRFEKVVFHYEGRTILRELSFTITSGDIVGIKGDSGIGKTTALNLLLGFLPIGKGSIYFNGQPVAESERKQFWNRITYVKQQPFLMHNTVLANITLSENGYDAGKVDYAINASGLQPFINKFPEGLQKEINESGKNISGGQQQRINIARALYKEADLIILDEPFNELDPDSEKQILEHCQQLAQAGKMIILISHNAHSLTVCNKMINLHAS, encoded by the coding sequence ATGATTCAAACCTTCAGGAAAACTATAGGCGTTTTAACCAAGGAAGAAAAACGTAAGTTTTATTTGCTTGCCTTCTTCAGTCTTTTCATCAGTATAGCCGACATCGTTTCGCTTGCCCTATTAGTTGTTATTGTTGGTTTCTATACAGGTCACGCACTTCCTTCTTTCTTTTCAGTACTACCCCTCTGGCTAGTTAATAAAGAATCGTTTGCCTTGATCCTGCTATTATTATTCGTCTTCCTACTAAAAAACCTTGCTGGCTATCTGCATGTAAAAACCCAAAACAACTTTGTTTATAATGTAGCATCACGACTTGCCGACAACAATCTATTCAACTACCTGGATGGCTCTTACACGGATTATGTGTATGCCGATTCTGCTATTCATGTACGTCGGATTGGGCAGTTGCCTATTGAATTCTGCCATCATGTGCTATCCAATTTTCAACAGGTCATTACGGAAAGCATCTTAGTCGTGTTAACGATCATAGCTATACTGATCTTCAACACACAGCTATTTATATTGCTTTTCGTTTTTCTCTTACCGCCTGTATTTCTTCTGGGCTATTTCATAAAGAAAAAACTAAAGGATGCTCGTTTTAACATCAAAACAAATGGAGAGATAACCTTGCAGTACCTGCACGAAGCACTATCCAGCTATGTTGAAAGCAATATTCATAACCGAAAGCAGTTTTTTGTTAACCGCTATTCAACCTATCGTCAAAAGCTAAACAAGCATCTAACAGAAATTCAAATAGTACAGGGAACTTCTTCCCGTATAGTGGAAGTCTTTGCCATACTAGGTTTCTTTATACTCATTACAATCAATATTACTTCAGGTTCTAAAAACGGTGTAGAGATTGTAACCATTGGGGCTTTTATGGCGGCAGCCTATAAGATCATCCCTGGCATTGTAAAACTCTTAAACCTAAGTGGGCAAATAAAGGCCTACGAATTTGCTATCCCGGAAATATCATTGATTTCTGAAGCTATAAAAAAACCTGTAACTAATACCCAACTGCGTGATATACGATTTGAAAAGGTGGTCTTTCATTATGAAGGCCGAACCATTCTTCGCGAGTTAAGTTTTACTATAACCTCCGGCGATATAGTGGGTATCAAAGGCGATTCAGGGATAGGCAAAACGACGGCGCTTAATTTATTGCTAGGTTTTCTACCTATTGGGAAAGGTTCTATATACTTTAATGGGCAACCTGTTGCTGAAAGTGAAAGAAAACAATTCTGGAACAGGATCACCTATGTAAAGCAACAGCCTTTCCTGATGCATAATACTGTACTGGCGAATATCACTTTAAGTGAGAATGGCTATGATGCTGGTAAAGTTGACTATGCGATAAATGCTTCCGGGCTGCAGCCTTTCATTAACAAATTTCCCGAGGGACTGCAAAAAGAAATCAACGAAAGCGGTAAAAACATTAGCGGCGGGCAGCAACAGAGGATAAATATAGCAAGGGCCTTGTATAAAGAGGCTGATCTAATCATTTTGGATGAGCCCTTTAATGAACTGGACCCGGATTCTGAAAAACAGATATTGGAACATTGCCAACAATTAGCGCAGGCAGGAAAGATGATCATCCTGATCTCACATAATGCACACAGCTTAACGGTTTGTAATAAAATGATTAACCTGCATGCTTCCTAA
- a CDS encoding ferritin-like domain-containing protein, which translates to MAIETKTSNSIAADSKLRELFIDQLQDIYWAERKLVKALGKMLDAATTAPLREAFRKHQDETRNHVTRLEQVFESIGEKADTTKCPAMAGIIDEANDIIDETDASSSQRDAGLIIAAQKAEHYEIATYGSLAQLAEIMGYIEAKNLLGTTLDEEKATDEHLSQIAKSGINYNAVLEKEDDKNDVL; encoded by the coding sequence ATGGCAATAGAAACGAAAACATCAAATAGTATTGCAGCTGACTCTAAGTTGAGAGAGCTTTTTATTGACCAATTACAAGATATCTATTGGGCCGAAAGAAAACTAGTAAAAGCATTAGGCAAGATGCTTGATGCGGCTACAACAGCGCCATTACGTGAAGCATTCCGAAAACACCAGGATGAAACAAGAAATCATGTGACTCGGTTGGAGCAAGTATTTGAAAGTATTGGTGAAAAGGCCGATACCACCAAGTGCCCAGCTATGGCTGGTATTATAGATGAAGCCAATGATATTATAGACGAAACGGATGCCAGCTCTAGCCAGAGAGATGCTGGCTTGATCATTGCGGCGCAAAAAGCTGAACACTACGAAATTGCTACTTATGGAAGCCTGGCTCAGTTGGCTGAAATCATGGGTTATATAGAGGCCAAAAATTTACTAGGAACAACATTAGATGAAGAAAAAGCAACAGATGAACATCTGAGCCAGATAGCAAAAAGCGGCATCAATTATAATGCTGTACTGGAAAAAGAAGATGATAAAAATGATGTACTCTGA
- a CDS encoding RNA ligase family protein, giving the protein MHSEKYGRTYHYPFSPGTTSDDRMNDDYWNDLQQIQTLVHTEKLDGENNCLNKYGVFARSHAAPTTSPWTAALREFWQRIKHELGDLDIFLENLYAVHSIEYRNLEHHFYVFAIREGNRWLSWEEVKFYAGLLDLPTVPEIEIEQRPKDKTAFEQKIKTVVSTAGALAPVDTVTGKPCTMEGIVSRNAAAFPTHAFAHNVFKWVRKEHVKTNEHWTRNWKRATLNHEGGPYVDISSK; this is encoded by the coding sequence ATGCATTCTGAAAAATACGGTCGTACCTATCATTACCCTTTTTCACCGGGCACCACCAGCGACGATCGGATGAATGATGATTATTGGAACGACCTGCAACAAATACAAACACTGGTTCATACTGAAAAGCTGGATGGGGAGAACAACTGCCTGAATAAATATGGTGTGTTCGCTCGCAGCCATGCGGCACCCACCACTTCACCATGGACAGCCGCACTACGCGAATTTTGGCAACGTATAAAACATGAATTGGGAGATCTGGATATTTTTCTGGAAAACCTATATGCCGTACACTCTATTGAATACCGCAATCTAGAGCATCATTTTTATGTATTTGCCATTCGAGAAGGCAATCGGTGGCTTAGTTGGGAAGAGGTGAAGTTCTATGCTGGTCTGCTGGACCTACCAACTGTGCCGGAAATTGAGATCGAGCAAAGACCCAAGGACAAGACTGCGTTTGAACAAAAGATCAAAACAGTAGTTTCCACGGCAGGTGCGTTAGCCCCAGTGGATACTGTTACAGGAAAGCCTTGCACCATGGAAGGTATCGTTAGTCGCAACGCCGCTGCCTTTCCTACTCATGCATTTGCCCACAACGTTTTTAAGTGGGTGCGAAAGGAACATGTAAAAACAAACGAACACTGGACACGTAATTGGAAACGGGCAACATTAAATCACGAAGGAGGGCCGTATGTGGACATTAGCAGCAAATAA
- a CDS encoding AAA family ATPase has protein sequence MWTLAANKDWSYLCQSFDWVRAMEGVLQDPIHHAEGDVAIHTRLVLSALLSLEGYQALPAQEQEIVWAAALLHDVEKRSTTVQGDDGSITAKGHAKKGALTARLLLYTQIPTPFDIREQVVNLVRYHGLPLWAIEKTNPTKAVIEASMVVNTKWLSLLARADALGRICQDQQDLLYRIDLFEALCQDNQCWGVARAFTTPNARFQYFRKDEGYPDFVPFDDFGSNVILLSGLPGAGKDTYVFHNYRQWPVINLDQIRREHKIAPTDKSGNGRVIQMAKEQAREYLRKGVDFVWNATNVTKNMREQLVDLFVTYKAYVKIMYVEVPHRLLHQQNNSREAVLPYAAVERLLMKLEVPAPWEGHEVTYYIK, from the coding sequence ATGTGGACATTAGCAGCAAATAAAGACTGGTCATACCTGTGTCAATCGTTTGACTGGGTAAGGGCAATGGAGGGTGTGCTACAAGATCCTATACACCATGCAGAAGGCGATGTAGCTATACATACGCGCCTGGTATTGTCAGCCTTGCTTTCATTGGAAGGATACCAGGCATTGCCTGCACAAGAACAAGAGATCGTTTGGGCGGCAGCGCTACTGCATGATGTAGAGAAGCGCTCCACTACAGTGCAGGGAGATGATGGTAGCATTACGGCAAAAGGGCATGCTAAGAAAGGTGCGCTAACCGCACGTTTACTGCTATACACACAAATTCCTACACCCTTCGACATACGCGAGCAGGTAGTAAACCTTGTACGCTATCATGGTTTGCCGTTATGGGCTATAGAAAAGACCAACCCGACTAAGGCTGTCATCGAAGCCAGTATGGTGGTTAATACAAAATGGCTTTCGTTATTAGCCAGGGCCGATGCTTTAGGGCGTATATGCCAGGACCAGCAAGACCTGTTGTACCGCATTGACTTGTTTGAGGCACTTTGCCAGGATAATCAATGTTGGGGAGTGGCTAGGGCTTTTACTACACCAAATGCCCGTTTCCAGTATTTCCGTAAAGATGAAGGCTATCCAGATTTTGTGCCCTTTGATGATTTCGGCTCCAACGTGATCCTGCTTTCTGGCTTGCCGGGTGCAGGTAAAGATACCTATGTGTTTCACAATTACCGCCAATGGCCGGTGATCAACCTGGACCAGATACGCCGGGAGCATAAGATTGCTCCTACCGACAAAAGCGGCAATGGGCGCGTGATACAAATGGCAAAGGAACAAGCACGTGAATACTTGCGAAAGGGAGTCGATTTTGTGTGGAATGCTACTAACGTTACTAAGAACATGCGAGAGCAGCTGGTAGACTTGTTTGTAACCTATAAGGCCTATGTAAAGATCATGTATGTAGAAGTGCCTCACCGTTTGTTACACCAGCAGAATAATAGCCGTGAGGCCGTTTTACCCTATGCTGCCGTAGAGCGATTATTGATGAAGCTGGAAGTGCCAGCACCTTGGGAAGGGCATGAGGTAACATATTATATCAAGTAA
- a CDS encoding cytochrome-c peroxidase, with translation MKKLAILFCVITIVSGLAFRMNGGSRYNELYTTQIQRFIDQQDHLLKSVETADLSSEKDIHTILDQLELARLKLKENDFWLRYLNPILYRKINGPLPIEWETEVFEKFEKPYKRTGAGLTLTELYLGEKSINKDSLISLIQMAIDASKAFEADSITHNLLSHDHFFLANRLFILNLASIYTTGFECPNTKNVIVELRHMLVHVKDIYQRYNQSFSSAPLTTDYLDLYDKTIAFVNNQPSDYTQFNHFSFIKDYVNGLFKRNQQFINAYSVTSTSYNDYTLSDQCFSIFDKSLYQGQNTKGIYSPIHEAEVLNEIKQVGKLLFFDPILSGNNKRSCASCHKPDQYFTDTSAQANLEYGQQQLLSRNTISLMNVTFNHLIMMDGRHISLQDQATEVMMSGKEMNSNEKELIDKVLSCKEYKEAFKRFLKRTPEEKQVTLSHINSALTLYYGDFSNYYSPFDDAINNDKPLGEKEISGFNLFMSKAQCATCHFVPQFNGVKPPFISSEFEVIGVPEDAHFAKLSSDSGRYKVNPAGETLHAFRTGTLRNAAHTKPYMHNGVLKSLEEVLDFYDAGGGVGKKLDVGNQTLSADSLKLTPDEKEKIIAFIHSLSENSRTEKPPLKLPASSNEKLNLRKVGGEY, from the coding sequence ATGAAAAAGCTGGCCATTCTTTTCTGTGTTATAACAATTGTAAGCGGACTTGCTTTCCGTATGAATGGAGGTAGCCGTTATAATGAACTTTATACTACCCAGATACAACGCTTTATAGACCAACAAGATCATTTGCTAAAATCCGTTGAAACAGCCGATCTTTCTTCCGAAAAAGACATACATACAATACTGGATCAACTCGAATTAGCCAGGCTAAAGCTTAAAGAAAATGACTTTTGGTTGCGCTATCTGAATCCTATTCTTTATCGAAAGATCAATGGCCCGTTGCCTATTGAATGGGAGACAGAAGTGTTTGAAAAATTTGAGAAACCTTATAAAAGAACAGGTGCAGGTCTTACATTAACCGAGCTGTATCTTGGAGAAAAATCTATTAATAAAGATTCCTTAATTTCTTTGATTCAGATGGCTATTGATGCTTCAAAAGCTTTTGAGGCAGATTCTATTACTCATAATCTCTTGTCGCATGACCACTTTTTCCTGGCGAACCGGCTTTTTATATTAAACCTGGCCTCTATTTACACTACTGGTTTTGAATGTCCTAATACAAAGAATGTAATTGTGGAATTGCGTCATATGCTGGTGCATGTAAAAGATATTTACCAGCGTTATAATCAAAGCTTTTCGTCTGCACCATTAACAACAGATTATCTCGATCTGTATGATAAGACCATTGCTTTTGTAAATAATCAGCCTTCAGACTATACACAATTCAATCACTTCTCCTTTATAAAAGATTATGTAAATGGATTGTTTAAACGAAATCAGCAGTTCATTAATGCTTATTCAGTGACGTCTACTAGCTATAATGACTATACCCTAAGTGATCAGTGTTTTTCCATTTTCGATAAATCCCTTTACCAGGGTCAAAATACAAAAGGCATTTACTCGCCTATACATGAAGCTGAAGTTTTAAATGAGATAAAGCAGGTAGGGAAATTGCTTTTCTTTGACCCTATTTTATCTGGGAATAACAAACGAAGTTGCGCTTCCTGTCATAAGCCTGATCAATATTTTACCGATACTTCCGCTCAAGCTAATCTGGAATATGGGCAACAACAGCTTCTTAGTCGGAATACCATATCATTGATGAATGTGACGTTTAATCATTTGATTATGATGGACGGTAGGCATATTTCCTTGCAGGACCAGGCAACTGAAGTAATGATGAGTGGAAAGGAAATGAATAGTAATGAAAAGGAACTGATCGATAAAGTATTAAGCTGTAAAGAGTATAAAGAGGCATTTAAGCGGTTTTTAAAACGGACGCCAGAAGAAAAACAAGTTACATTATCGCACATTAATTCCGCACTTACGCTTTATTATGGCGACTTCAGTAACTATTATTCGCCATTTGATGATGCGATAAATAACGATAAGCCACTAGGTGAAAAAGAAATCAGTGGCTTTAACCTATTTATGAGTAAGGCGCAGTGTGCTACTTGTCATTTTGTGCCGCAGTTCAATGGAGTAAAGCCACCTTTTATCAGTTCAGAGTTTGAAGTAATTGGTGTTCCTGAGGATGCACATTTTGCAAAACTAAGCAGTGATAGTGGTCGGTATAAAGTAAATCCTGCAGGCGAGACACTGCATGCATTCCGAACAGGTACTTTGCGAAATGCGGCACATACAAAACCCTATATGCATAATGGTGTATTGAAAAGCTTAGAAGAAGTTCTTGACTTTTATGATGCAGGTGGTGGAGTTGGCAAAAAGCTAGATGTAGGCAATCAAACTCTTTCGGCAGATTCATTAAAGCTAACCCCGGACGAAAAAGAAAAAATCATTGCTTTTATCCATTCCTTAAGTGAAAATAGTAGAACAGAAAAGCCGCCATTAAAATTACCTGCGTCATCTAATGAAAAATTGAACCTGCGCAAAGTTGGCGGTGAATATTAG
- a CDS encoding c-type cytochrome, translated as MLTKIRTTIRYAISLCTAAFLLGMCSTQNKVEYTIGTDVSEANKKLFIERAEKGRILFKEHCSGCHGIYSKGKDGIPNFTKQQIDDYHARSVIAFKSHTSVRDLSPQQLDYVLTFLRLRKVQND; from the coding sequence ATGCTTACTAAAATACGAACCACCATACGGTATGCTATTTCACTTTGTACGGCAGCTTTTCTTTTAGGAATGTGCAGTACTCAAAATAAAGTGGAGTATACTATTGGAACAGATGTTTCGGAAGCCAATAAGAAACTATTTATTGAAAGGGCCGAAAAAGGAAGGATACTTTTTAAGGAGCATTGTTCTGGCTGTCATGGTATCTATTCAAAAGGCAAAGATGGTATTCCCAATTTTACCAAGCAGCAAATTGATGATTACCATGCCAGGTCGGTCATCGCCTTTAAGAGTCACACTTCGGTACGTGATCTAAGTCCGCAACAGTTAGACTATGTATTAACTTTCTTGCGCCTGAGGAAGGTTCAAAATGACTAG
- a CDS encoding PepSY domain-containing protein produces MKELSAQSYYGRYKDAVVADKPIRMNYDLHTGAIRGIAGKILVFCASLIAASLPVTRFYIWWGRRNKKKVAKPVAVNANLAGSI; encoded by the coding sequence TTGAAAGAATTGTCTGCACAGAGTTATTATGGTCGCTATAAAGATGCCGTAGTTGCTGATAAACCCATTCGCATGAACTATGATCTTCACACCGGTGCTATCAGGGGTATAGCAGGTAAGATACTGGTGTTTTGTGCGAGTCTTATTGCTGCTTCATTACCTGTAACCAGGTTTTATATCTGGTGGGGTAGGAGAAATAAAAAGAAGGTAGCAAAGCCTGTAGCTGTAAATGCAAATTTGGCTGGTTCTATATAA
- a CDS encoding S41 family peptidase, whose amino-acid sequence MKVLLTLSLLTFTTNTVIAQSCGCSTMLESLITKTESNYAGFIHKVKEQDSTSYIKLKAQVRKEAIPISFDNCFSILDRYVSFFKDGHLFVFESPASPTPKQSDSIALQLLRYATPTQFEKAINPQKNVDAIVGTWQNTDYKMAVIKKDATHFEAVVLNSKIEKWKPGMVKMEIEKNEEGNYNIALYRNDFAKIHFNNVHIYKNVVLPFGNYRFIKTSPENAELNYVNANNPQLPILKPIDKDNVLLTIPSALINGAYLDSLLQRYEKEINTAQNLIIDIRGNLGGNFIWGKLYDIANTVIVPPKIDPKEDYFFMLASEDNATYFANFSTYYKQQKDTAGIQYYDSLATAIKRNIGSILKFSYYNPFPDTATRVVQAFPKKIAIIMDKGVGSAAEAFVLWMKENSSRVVFYGDNTYGMIDYQNINMVPFGCKENTTYYFGYPTLFSKDIKTNPLNPTGIKPDIYIPQKTADAIKWVLKDLAKKNNLALNNKKD is encoded by the coding sequence ATGAAAGTATTGCTTACTCTTTCGCTACTTACGTTTACAACAAACACCGTAATAGCGCAATCCTGTGGTTGCTCAACAATGCTTGAAAGCCTAATTACAAAAACAGAAAGTAATTATGCAGGCTTTATCCATAAAGTAAAAGAGCAGGATAGCACTTCGTATATTAAACTAAAAGCGCAAGTAAGAAAAGAAGCCATTCCTATTTCTTTTGATAATTGTTTTTCTATACTTGACAGGTATGTTTCTTTCTTTAAAGATGGACACTTGTTTGTTTTTGAATCTCCAGCTAGTCCAACGCCAAAACAAAGTGATAGTATAGCCCTGCAATTACTGAGATATGCAACTCCAACTCAATTTGAAAAAGCAATAAACCCTCAAAAAAATGTAGATGCTATTGTTGGTACCTGGCAGAATACTGATTATAAAATGGCGGTTATTAAAAAAGATGCTACCCATTTTGAAGCTGTGGTCTTAAACTCTAAAATTGAAAAATGGAAACCGGGTATGGTGAAAATGGAAATAGAAAAAAATGAGGAAGGCAATTATAATATTGCCCTATATAGAAATGACTTTGCCAAGATCCATTTTAACAACGTACACATTTATAAAAATGTTGTGCTGCCATTTGGCAACTATCGCTTTATAAAAACATCTCCCGAGAATGCTGAACTTAACTATGTAAATGCCAATAATCCTCAACTGCCTATACTCAAACCTATTGACAAGGACAATGTGTTGCTGACAATACCCTCCGCATTAATCAATGGTGCTTATTTAGACAGTTTACTTCAACGATATGAAAAAGAAATCAACACCGCACAAAATCTAATTATTGATATAAGAGGAAACTTGGGTGGCAATTTTATTTGGGGTAAGCTCTATGACATTGCCAATACGGTTATCGTTCCTCCGAAAATAGATCCTAAAGAAGACTATTTCTTTATGCTTGCTTCGGAAGACAATGCTACTTATTTTGCCAATTTTAGTACCTATTATAAGCAACAAAAAGATACAGCTGGTATACAGTACTACGACAGCTTGGCAACTGCTATTAAAAGAAATATTGGGTCTATTTTGAAATTTTCTTATTACAATCCTTTTCCAGATACAGCAACCCGAGTTGTGCAAGCTTTTCCTAAAAAGATTGCCATTATTATGGATAAAGGTGTGGGCAGTGCAGCAGAGGCTTTTGTATTATGGATGAAGGAAAATAGTAGCCGGGTTGTATTTTATGGAGACAACACATATGGAATGATTGATTATCAAAACATCAACATGGTACCGTTTGGCTGTAAAGAAAATACTACCTACTATTTCGGGTATCCTACCCTATTTTCAAAAGACATCAAAACAAATCCTTTGAACCCAACAGGCATAAAGCCTGATATTTATATCCCTCAAAAAACGGCTGATGCAATAAAATGGGTTCTGAAAGATTTAGCGAAAAAAAACAACCTGGCTTTAAACAACAAAAAAGATTAA
- a CDS encoding S1C family serine protease, producing the protein MIQFTQQDVQLLDAYSDTVSSVYRSMSPAVVHIRNQKSTNGHPGQEATGSGFLISSDGYIISNHHVCADAQALFVTLDDGTTLQAELKGSDPSTDIAVLKVDGRHFPSLAFADSKQIVPGQIAIAIGNPYGLQQTVTAGVISAIGRSIRAGNGRLIDDVIQTDAALNPGNSGGPLLNTQGHVIGVNTAIISSAQGICFAIASNLASLIAGQLIMKGKVHRAIIGVAGQTVNLTPRMREVNRLSNTSGVYVFEVVKVNKLNHNKLHYGDIIVLFNGKPVTSIDSLFTYLTEDTIGLPAQIGLLRNGHLVQEVIVPEASGN; encoded by the coding sequence ATGATACAGTTTACTCAACAAGATGTTCAGCTATTAGATGCCTATTCCGATACCGTCAGTTCGGTGTATCGTTCTATGTCGCCAGCTGTTGTTCATATACGCAATCAGAAATCTACCAATGGTCATCCTGGGCAAGAAGCTACGGGTTCAGGTTTTTTGATCTCATCCGATGGCTACATCATCAGCAACCACCATGTTTGTGCAGATGCCCAAGCCTTATTTGTTACGCTGGATGATGGCACTACGCTACAGGCTGAGCTTAAAGGTTCTGATCCATCCACCGACATAGCCGTTCTAAAAGTGGATGGTCGCCACTTTCCTTCTTTAGCTTTTGCAGACTCCAAACAAATAGTGCCCGGCCAGATTGCCATTGCTATTGGCAACCCCTACGGTTTACAGCAAACCGTAACAGCCGGCGTTATCAGCGCTATAGGTCGGAGTATTAGAGCCGGTAATGGTCGCCTTATTGACGATGTGATTCAAACCGATGCGGCCTTAAATCCTGGAAACTCAGGAGGCCCCTTGCTCAATACGCAAGGTCATGTTATTGGCGTAAATACAGCCATTATTTCATCAGCACAGGGTATTTGTTTTGCTATAGCATCTAACCTGGCTTCCCTTATTGCTGGCCAGTTAATTATGAAGGGGAAAGTGCACCGCGCTATTATTGGTGTAGCTGGCCAAACCGTAAACCTTACGCCACGCATGCGGGAAGTAAACCGACTGTCTAACACAAGCGGCGTGTATGTGTTTGAAGTAGTGAAGGTGAATAAATTGAACCACAACAAACTACACTATGGCGATATCATTGTGCTGTTCAATGGCAAGCCGGTTACATCTATTGATTCCTTGTTTACCTACTTAACAGAAGACACCATCGGACTTCCTGCTCAAATCGGGCTATTGCGTAATGGCCACCTGGTACAGGAAGTAATTGTTCCGGAGGCATCTGGAAATTGA